One part of the Gemmatimonas sp. genome encodes these proteins:
- a CDS encoding NUDIX domain-containing protein, with protein MTVPRIGVAVLVVRDGLVLVGRRLGGTQGHNTWQFPGGHLEFGESVAACAVREVAEETGLDVTVTGFGPFTNDIFEAAGKHYVTLFVLATARVGSPRVLEPEKCAEWRWCEWNAIPEPRFLSVQHLLEQGYRPTGA; from the coding sequence ATGACCGTCCCTCGTATCGGCGTCGCCGTCCTCGTCGTCCGCGACGGCCTCGTACTCGTTGGCCGCCGGCTCGGCGGCACGCAGGGGCACAACACGTGGCAGTTTCCCGGAGGCCATCTCGAATTCGGTGAATCGGTCGCGGCGTGTGCGGTACGCGAGGTCGCCGAAGAGACCGGACTCGATGTCACCGTGACCGGCTTCGGTCCGTTCACCAATGACATCTTCGAGGCGGCGGGGAAGCACTATGTCACGCTGTTTGTGCTCGCCACGGCGCGGGTCGGTTCACCGCGCGTGTTGGAGCCGGAGAAATGCGCCGAGTGGCGCTGGTGTGAGTGGAACGCCATTCCTGAACCGCGCTTTCTCTCGGTCCAGCATCTGCTCGAGCAGGGTTATCGCCCGACGGGTGCGTAG
- a CDS encoding zinc-binding dehydrogenase has translation MRAVRLPAPGHPVEDAEIPMPPCGPGDVLVRVRAAGICHSDVHYRAGRSRVEPLPLTLGHEIAGEIAEVGQHVLSHNVGDAVCLHYLVTCGQCDDCLAGREQFCVTGKMLGHFTDGGWAEYVAVPARNAVPVPHRVPFEQGAVMMCSSATSLHALRKGRLKVGESVLVVGVGGLGMSAVQLARALGAAEVIAVDRDPMKLALAERFGARTIRATDLSPDEVVAQVRAMTNGRGVDVALELVGKPDTMRTALQSLAPLGRAVVVGLSDIHLPVDTYRDLIGREAELIGSNDHLLSELYELVEMADKGILDLTDVVTHTVPLQARAINEVLDALDRHEAPVRTVVVP, from the coding sequence ATGCGCGCTGTCCGTCTCCCCGCTCCCGGTCACCCCGTCGAAGACGCCGAAATCCCGATGCCGCCCTGCGGTCCCGGTGACGTGCTCGTGCGCGTTCGCGCCGCCGGCATCTGCCACTCCGACGTGCACTATCGGGCTGGGCGCTCGCGCGTCGAACCGCTCCCCCTGACACTCGGGCACGAAATCGCCGGCGAGATTGCGGAGGTCGGACAGCACGTCCTCAGCCACAATGTCGGCGATGCGGTCTGCCTGCACTATCTGGTCACCTGCGGACAGTGCGACGATTGCCTCGCCGGCCGCGAGCAGTTCTGCGTCACGGGCAAGATGCTCGGCCACTTCACCGACGGCGGCTGGGCAGAGTACGTCGCTGTCCCCGCCAGGAATGCGGTACCAGTTCCGCATCGCGTCCCCTTCGAGCAGGGCGCCGTGATGATGTGCTCATCGGCCACCTCGCTGCACGCGCTCCGTAAAGGTCGACTCAAGGTTGGAGAATCGGTGCTCGTGGTTGGCGTCGGCGGCTTGGGGATGTCGGCCGTGCAGCTTGCCCGTGCGCTCGGCGCCGCTGAGGTGATTGCGGTGGACCGGGACCCCATGAAGCTGGCGTTGGCCGAGCGCTTCGGCGCGCGGACGATCCGCGCCACCGATCTCTCGCCCGATGAGGTGGTCGCGCAGGTGCGGGCAATGACGAACGGGCGTGGTGTGGACGTGGCGCTGGAACTGGTTGGCAAACCCGACACCATGCGCACGGCGTTGCAGTCGCTTGCCCCGCTGGGGCGCGCGGTGGTGGTGGGACTGTCGGATATCCACCTGCCGGTGGACACATATCGCGATCTGATCGGCCGCGAGGCGGAGCTGATCGGCTCGAACGACCATCTGCTGAGCGAGCTGTATGAACTCGTTGAGATGGCCGACAAGGGCATTCTGGACCTCACGGACGTGGTGACGCACACCGTGCCGCTGCAGGCGCGCGCCATCAACGAGGTGCTGGACGCGCTGGATCGCCACGAAGCGCCGGTGCGGACGGTCGTCGTACCGTAG
- the infA gene encoding translation initiation factor IF-1, which yields MKEDAIEFEGVVSDVLPSAMFRVDLENGHSLLATMAGKMRKFRIRILAGDKVTVEVSPYDLSRGRITFRHK from the coding sequence ATGAAGGAAGACGCCATCGAATTCGAGGGAGTCGTGTCGGACGTTCTACCCAGCGCGATGTTCCGTGTCGATCTCGAAAACGGACACTCGTTGCTGGCCACCATGGCGGGAAAGATGCGGAAGTTCCGCATCCGAATCCTCGCCGGTGACAAGGTCACGGTCGAAGTGTCGCCGTACGACTTGAGCCGCGGCCGTATCACGTTCCGCCACAAGTAG